The window GCGAGGCGACCACCTGGCCGGAGGGCCACGATTTCGTCGGCCGGGACACCTACGGGGCCTTCGCCTACGTGAAACTCAAGCCCGGCGCGTCGAACGTGAGCTACCTCGTCATCGACAAGGACGGCAACAAGGACGTCTCCGCCGACCGCACGATCGACGTCACCAAGACGGGTGAGATCTGGGTCGAGCAGGGCAAGGAGGCCGTACGGACCGAGCGGCCGGCCGCCGACTATCCGGCGCCGGACAAGACCAAGGCCGTACTGCACTACCAGCGCGCCGACGGGAACTACGACGGCTGGGGACTGCACACCTGGACCGGTGCCGCGGACCCCACGGACTGGTCGAAGCCCCTGGAACCGGTGAAGACTGACGCGTATGGCGCTGTCTTCGAGGTGCCGCTCACCGAGGGTGCCACCAGCCTCAGCTACATCATCCACAAGGGCGACGAGAAGGACCTGCCCACCGACCAGTCGCTCGACCTCACGGCGAACGGCCATGAGGTGTGGCTGTTGAGCGGCCAGGAGAAGTACCTTCTGCCGCAGCCCGCGGGCAGCGCCGCCGCGCTCGACCTGACCACCTCCAAGGCGGTCTGGATCGACCGGAACACGGTCGCCTGGAACGGCAACGAGGCCGCCGCGTCGACCCAGTTGCTCTCCTCGCGCGACGGATCCATCAAGGTGAAGGACGGCGCACTCGCGAGCGACGACGAGCGATGGCTGCGGCTCGACAAGGCCACGTTCACCGACGCCCAGAAGGCGAAGTTCCCGCATCTCAAGGACTACCAGGCCTGGTCCGTCGACCCGCGTGACCGCGACCGGGTGCGCGAGGCGCTGCGCGGTCAGCTCGTCGCCTCCCAACGCGCCGCGAACGGTGCCGTGTTGGCGGCGACGGGCGTACAGATCGCGGGCGTGCTCGACGACCTGTACGGCGACGCCACGAAGGCGGACCTCGGGCCGACGTTCGACAAGGGACGGCCGACACTCTCCGTGTGGGCGCCCACCGCACAGGACGTGAAGCTGGAGATCGGCGACAGGACCGTGCCGATGAAGCGAGACGAGAGCTCCGGCGTCTGGTCCGTCACCGGCCCCAAGTCCTGGCAGGACAAGGCCTATCGGTACGTCGTGAAGGTGTGGGCGCCCAGCGTCCGCGAGGTCGTCACCAACAAGGTCACCGACCCCTACTCGGTCGCCCTCACCGCGAACTCCGAGCGCAGTCTCGTCGTCGACCTGGGCGCCAAGTCCCTTGCCCCGAGCGGCTGGTCGGGCCTGCGCAAGCCCAAGGCCGTCCCGCTGAAGGACGCGCAGATCCAGGAGCTGCACATCCGGGACTTCTCCGTCGACGACAGGACGGTCCCGGCGAAGGACAAGGGCACCTACCTCGCCTTCACCGACAAGGACAGTGCGGGCTCCAGGCACCTCAAGAAGCTTGCGGAGTCCGGGACTTCGTACGTCCATCTTCTGCCCGCCTTCGACATCGCCACCATCCCGGAGAGGAAGACGGACCAGGCGACCGTCGACTGCGACCTCTCCTCCTACGCCGCCGACTCCGAGAAGCAGCAGGAGTGCGTGGCGAAGGCGGCCGCGAAGGACGCGTACAACTGGGGCTACGACCCGTACCACTACACGGTGCCGGAGGGGTCGTACGCCACCGATCCCGACGGGACGGACCGTACGGTCGAGTTCCGGAGGATGGTCAAGTCGCTGAACGAGGACGGTCTGCGGGTCGTCATGGACGTGGTCTACAACCACACCACCGCGAGCGGCCAGGCGGACACGAGCGTGCTCGACAAGGTGGTCCCCGGCTACTACCAGCGGCTTCTCGCCGACGGCAGTGTCGCCACCTCCACCTGCTGCGCCAACACGGCACCCGAGAACGCCATGATGGGCAAGCTGGTCGTCGACTCGATCGTCACCTGGGCCAAGGAGTACAAGGTCGACGGCTTCCGCTTCGATCTGATGGGCCACCACCCCAAGGCCAACATCCTGGCGGTCAGGAAGGCCCTCGACGCGCTCACCCTCGCCAAGGACGGCGTCGACGGCAAGAAGATCATCCTCTACGGCGAGGGCTGGAACTTCGGCGAGATCGCGGACGACGCCCGTTTCGTCCAGGCCACCCAGAAGAACATGGCCGGAACCGGCATCGCCACCTTCTCCGACCGGGCCCGTGACGCCGTGCGCGGCGGCGGTCCGTTCGACGAGGACCCGGGTGTCCAGGGCTTCGCGTCCGGCCTCTACACCGACCCCAACTCCTCGGACGGCAACGGCACTTCGGCCGAACAGAAGGCCCGCCTCCTGCACTACCAGGACCTGATCAAGGTCGGGCTTTCCGGCAACCTCGCCAAGTACACCTTCACCGACACCGGCGGCAAGGAGGTCAAGGGCTCCGAGGTCGACTACAACGGGGCGCCCGCCGGATACGCGGACGCGCCGGGCGACGCCCTCGCGTACGGGGACGCGCACGACAACGAGTCGCTGTTCGACGCGCTCGCGTTCAAGCTGCCCAAGGGCACCTCGGCCGCCGACCGGGCCCGGATGCAGGTCCTCGCCATGGCCACGGCCGCGCTCTCACAGGGCCCGGCACTGTCCCAGGCGGGCACCGACCTGCTGCGTTCCAAGTCGCTCGACCGCAACTCGTACGACAGCGGCGACTGGTTCAACGCGATCCACTGGGACTGCCGCGACGGCAACGGCTTCGGACGCGGGCTGCCGATGGCGGCCGACAACGAGTCCAAGTGGCCCTACGCCAAGCCCCTGTTGACGTCCACGGGCCTCAAGGTGGGCTGCCCGCAGATCGAGAGCGCCTCCGCCGCGTACCAGGACCTGCTGAGGATCCGTACGAGCGAGAGCGTCTTCGGGCTCGGCAGCGCCGAGCAGGTGCAGTCGAAGCTGTCCTTCCCGCTGTCCGGCAAGGACGAGACACCCGGGGTGATCACCATGGAACTCGGCGATCTGGTCGTGGTGTTCAACGCGACCCCCGAGCGCCAGGAGCAGCGGATCGCCTCCCTGGCCGGGAAGGCGTACGGACTGCACCCGGTGCAGCGGACGGGGGCGGACTCCACCGTCAAGTCCTCTTCGTACGATCCGGAATCGGGCAGTTTCGCCGTTCCGGGACGGAGCGTGGCCGTATTCACCCGGACCGCCTGACTAGGCATTAATTTGGTGGGGCGGAACCCGAACCCTGTTCCGCCCCACCACCGTGCCCCGGGGGCCGCGCAGATGGACGGCAACGCCAACAGGACGCGCACCACCGTGCTGATCGTCGACGACGTGCCGGCCAGTCGCTACGCGCTGGGGGCCGTCCTGCGCCGCGCCGGTCACCGGGTCGTCCCCGTGGCCTCCGCGAGCGAGGCGCTCGTCGAACTCGACGTACGGCTGCGCGCGGGATCCCTGCCCGACGTGGCCCTCATAGACGTCGGCCTGCCGGACATGAGCGGCTTCGAACTGTGCCGCCTGCTCAAGGCGCAGCCGCCCATGTCCACCCTGCCCGTCGTCCACTTCTCCGCCGCCGCCGTGGCACCCGCCGACCGGTGCGAGGGCCTGGAATCCGGCGGCGAGGCGTATCTGACGGTGCCCGCCGAACCCGAGGAGATCCGGGCCGTCGTACGGGCCGCCGTGCGCGCCGCCCGGACGCGCTCCGGCGCCGAGACGCTCGTACGCCGGCTGACCCTGCTGTCCGGGATCATCGTCACCGTCCAGGCCGCGCGCAACCTCACGGAACTCGCCGACGCGTCCGCCGAGGGCGCCGCCCGGCTCACCGGCGGTCCGGCCGTCGTCTTCGTCCTCGGCCCGGACGGCGAGTTGTACTACAGCACCTCCAAGGGCCGCAGCGCCTTCGCCGTGCCCGACAGCCACGCGCAGGAGGCCGTCGTCCGGCTGATCGGCCAGATCAGCAAGGGGCGCACCGGGGTGTTCCGTACCGTCGTGCCCGCGCACCTGTGGCCCATGGGCTTCTTCCGGCCCGGCGTTCGGGACGACGCCCGCCTGGTACTCACCCTGACGCAGGACGGCAGGGCACCCGTCTGCTTCGCCACGCCCCTGCGCATACCCCGGCCCGGCGAACCCGACGACGCGGAGCTGGTCGGCCGCCTCGCCCAGGCCACCGCGCTCGCCGCCGAACCCCTGCTGATGTACCAGGTCGAGCGCCATGTCGCCCTCACGCTCCAGCACAGCTTCCTGCCCCAGCCGCACCGGCTGCCCGACCTCGCCGGCGTCGACGTCGTGGTGCGCTATGTGCCCGCGTCCCGGCAGACCGAGATCGGCGGCGACTTCTATGCCGCGCTGCGCACCGACGACGGGGTGCTCACCGCGGTCGGGGACGTCGTCGGGCACTCGCTCGAGGCGGCCACCGTCATGGTCGAGATGCGTCACGCCCTGCGCGCCCACTGCGTCGAGGAGTCCGATCCGGCGGTGCTCGCAGACCGGCTCGACCGGATGCTGCAGCGCTATCACCCCGAGGTCACGGCCACCGTCTGCCTGGTCCACGTCGACCCGGCCACCGGGCGCACCCGGATAGCCAACGCGGGCCACATCCCGCCGCTGATCGTCCGCGACTCGGGCAACGCCGAGTACGCCAAGGCCGCCGGGCCGCTGCTCGGGCTCGGCCTCGGTCTGCCCAGGCAGCCGCCCGTGGAACTGTTCCTCGATCCCACGGACCGCCTCCTCATGGTCACCGACGGCCTCATCGAGACCCGAGGCGTCGATCTGGCGGTCTCCATGGAGGAGCTCCGCACGGCCGCGGCCGAGGCGCCGCCCGGGGTGTCCGCCCTGTGCGACACGCTTCTGGAGCGGTTCGGCGGGGCTCCGGACGACGACATCGCGATGCTTGCCCTGCGGCTAGGGTGAGGCTTTCGAACTGGAACAGGAGTGCCCGTGCCGCAGATCACCGTTGACTACTCGACGTCCCTCTCCGACGCGTTCGACCGGCAGGGGTTCGCTGTCGCGCTGCATGCCGTGGTGGTGGAGACGGCCGCCGCGAAGATCGAGGCGTGCAAGACGCGGTTCCGGCCCGCGGAGGATGTTGTCGTGGGGGCGGAGGTGAGCGGGCATGGGCTCGTCCATGTCACGCTCGCGTTGTTGGCCGGGCGGTCCGAGGAGACGAAGCTTCTGTTGACCGAGCGGGTGCTTGAGGTTTTGCGGGTGCATGTGAAGCCGGTTGACGGTGTGGCGTTGCATGCGTCCGCGGAGGTGCGGGACCTTGATGCGTCTTACCAGAAGTTCGTGGACTGACGTCCGGGCTTGTTCGTCGGGTGCGGGTGGGCGGGGGCTGGTCGCGCAGTTCCCCGCGCCCCTAAAAGACAAAAGACTGCGCCGTTCCCCGCGCCCCTGGTGGGGCGGGCCCCCTACGACGCCAGTGAGACCAAGCGGCCGATCAGATCCGTGAAAGGGCCCTCTGCCGGTTCTTCCGCGAGCATGTGGCGCAGCAGGTCGGCCATCTCGGGGTCGTAGGCGGCGCTTACGGCGGCGAGGGCCGCGAAGTCGTGGACGAGTTGGGCCTCCAGCTCGGCGCGGGGGATGCGGCGGCCGTCCAGCCAGATGAGGGCCGTCGACTCGGCCAGGGAGATCCAGGAGCGGACGACCAGTTCGAGCCGGGCGGGCGGCCGGTCGATCCGCAGATGCGCCAGGATCTGGAGGTACGCGGCCTGCCGTACGCCGTCGATGAGGGCGTTCGTGTTGGTGGAGCCGACCGCCGGTCCGCCGCGCATCAGGGCGGAGAACCCCGGCCCGTGCTGGTCGACGAAGTCGAAGTACCGCCGCATGACCCGCAGCAGCCGGGCACCCAGCGGGCCCTCCTGCGGTTCAATGAAACGTTCCGCCAGATCGTCCGAGGCCCGCTTCAACGCGGCTTCGTACAGGCTGAGTTTGCCGGGGAAGTAGTGGTAGACCAGCGGGCGCGAGATGCCCGCGGCGGCTGCTATCTCGTCGATGGAGACGTCGTCGGGCGAGCGTCGGCTGAACAGGTCGAGGGCGACGCCGATCAACTGCTGTCGCCGCTCCTCGACACCCATCCTGCGGCGTACCCCGGTTGTCATACGAACACCTTACCGATCGGATCCGGCCGCGAACGGGTCGGAGCCGCACGGGTGTTCACCCGCGTCAGCGCAGGCCGCCGATCGACCTCCCGTCGGCCAGGGTCCCCTTCAGGCCTGCCTGCGCGCCCTGTTCGGCCCGTACGGCAAGGAGGTTGCCCTGCGTGGATCCGTCGACCCCGCCCGTCGCCCGGATCGACTCGGTGTCCTTGCTCCCGGCGGCGAGGAGATACCAGTCACCCGTACCGGACTTCCACAGGACGCCCGCCAGGACGTGGGAGTCCTTCGCGCCGCAGGCGGCCACGTTCTCCGCCTTCGCCGCGACCGCGCCGTACGGCTGGCCCTGGGCGTGGAACTGGGCCAGCACCCGTGTCCCGCCGCCGCGCCAGGTGTCCGCGCGGGTGCACAGCCAGTTCGCGGTGCCGCTCGCGTCGGGCAGCGGCTGCCGGGCGTACTGCCAGGCGTTCACCGTGCGTACGCCCTGACCGCGGACGGCCGCCAGGGAGCAGGCGAGCGGGGACCAGGTCGCCGCCGACGCCTCGCGGGGCTGTCCGGGGCGGCCCGAGGTGAGACGGGCCGGGGTCAGCTCACCGAGGTCGGTCGTCAGCCGGGTGCCCGAACGGTCCGTGAGTTCCAGCGCGTTCCACGAGCGGCACTCGCCGGTCTGCTGGGCGGGGCTGGCGAACGGCTCGGTCACCCCGTCCGCCGACCGGCCGAGACGCGAGGCTCCGGAAGAGTCGGAAGCGCCGGCCGCCGACTTCAGCAGGTCGCGGACTGTCGCCGTACGCACCCACGGTGCCGTCAGATAGCGGACGTTGCCGTCGGCGCGGCCGAGGACCACCGCGTTCGCGTCGGCACCCGTGGCGCCGTCGACCCGGGCGAAGTCCAGGGCGGCGCCCTGCGTGCCGTCCTTCGGCTCGGCATAGCGCGCGATGCGCAGTCCGTCGTACAGCAGCACGACCCGGCTCTGGTCGACCTCGCCCGCGTACAGCAGCTGGGGCGGTCCCGGCGGGGCGCCCGACGGGGTGCCGGGGGTGGCCGAGACCTGCACGGACTCCCCGGGGCGTGCCCAGACGGCGAGCGCGCGGCGCAGCAGTGCCTTGTCCCCGGTCAGGGTGCCGCGCGCGGGCCACACGGAGAAGTCGGTGCGCGTGGACGTCTGCCAGGCGGCCGCCGGGACGAGCGTCAGCTTGCCGGGATCCAGGGCGGCCTGGGCGGAGGGGTTTCGCGCGTACGGGGGAGCGGCCGCGCCCTCGGGGCCCCAGCCGTCGCCCGGCAGCCCGAGCAGCGCCCCGCACACCGCGACGGCGGCGGCCGCGGCGAGCGCCGCCTTCATGTGCTGGCGGCGGCGCATCAGGTCCGGCGGCCGGGCCTGCAGGGAGCACGGGTCGAACTCGGGGGACGTCAGCAGCCCGTACTTCGCCTCGATGTCGTCGGCCTCGGCGAGTGCGTCGGCCGGGTCCTCCTCGCCCGCCGCGGCCAGCACCCCGAGCACGTCCGCGTCGGTGAGGCGCTCAAGACCGCGCAGGACGTAGGCGGCGCGGGCCGGTGCCGACAGGGCCGACAGCCGCTGGTCCAGGGCGAGTTCGTCGGCGCCGCCCGAGCGCGGGAAGAGCCGCAGGCCCCACACCTGGGGGAGCAGCGGCGGCAGTTGCGCCCGCTTCGGCCAGGCCCTGAACGTCAGCGGGCGGCCGGCTTCCAGCGCCGTACGCAGCACCCGGAGGCGTACGTACGCGTATCCGGGATCGGCGTCGCGGCCCTCGGCGGTCTTCTGGGCGGGGAGGACCGAGGCGTCGCCGGACGCCCGGCCCCGGGGCAGCGCGCGCTGGGTGAGCGCGTGCGCGGTGAGCACCCGGCGGTTGCGGCCGAGGCTCGGCGGCAGCACCAGATAGGCGAGCCGGACGAGCCGCGGATAGTGCTCGACGAGCGCGGCCTCGGCCTGCTCGACGTCGACGACCGGTCCGAGGCGGGGGTCCGGTGCGGGGCGCGGGGCGACATCCTGTGACTGCACGTTCAGCAAAACGAGCGAATCCGTGGTTGGTCACCTGGACTGCCCCGAGTCCGTGGGGAGTTACGCCTCCGGCTCCACGAGCAGACGCGCGTAGTTCGCCATGGACCGCTGGTAGCGCGGCAGATGAGCGGCCAGGGCGCCCAGGACGAGCGAGAGTCCCTCGCGCTCGCGGCCCAGGCTCGCCAGGCACAGCGCGAGTGTGGCGCGTACGGCGTCGTCCAACTCGTCGGAGGGCGCGACGAGTTCCGGCGTCAGCAGCTTGACGCCCTCCTCCGGCTGCCCGATGTTCCGCAGCGAGCTGGAGAGCTGGATCTTCGCGCGCCGGCCGCGGTAGCCGTCGAGCCCGCCCGCCAGTGCCTCCCGGTACAGCGGCACGGCCCGGTCCGAGTGGCCCGTCGAGTCCCAGGCGCAGGCCCGCTCGAACGGGCCGACCGGACTGTCGGCGGGAAGCTCGGCGACCAGTGCTTCGATCACCGCGCGGAAGTCGGCCGCCTCCGCCTCGGCGTAGTCGTCGAAGGTGGCCCAGGCGGCCGTCACTCGCTTGTCCCAGTCGGCATCGATTGTGGTCACCCGCCCACCCTCGCACAGCTGTCCCTGTCAACGACATCGGCTTTACGCGCTCATCGACACCCCTGTGCCCCGGCCATGTCCGACAGCGGAGGACCATCGATGTGGCGCGCGTCACTGTGATGTGTCCGGTGATGCCGTAAACACGGAGGCGATTGAGCGCCGGGCGTGCGGGAGCCGTATCCGAAGGCAGAGCCCTCCACCGGGGCTCTCAACGGCGTGGGCCGGAACCGACCCGGAGGTACGTACGAATGCGTTTGACGAGGAAGAGGCTCGCGGTCGGTACGGCCGGGGCGGTGACGGCACTGCTGGCGGTGACCGGCTGCGGCGGCTCCGAGGACGGCGGGAAGAAGGTCCCCGAGACCGCGAGCGGGAGCCTGGAGCAGATCGCGAGCGAGGCGGGCTGCAAGCCGGACATGCAGACGGACGCGGACACGATCCGGCAGGCCATCTGCAAGAGCAAGGGCGGCAAGTACATCCTCGCGACCTTCGCCACCGACCGCGGTCAGCGCGAGTGGCTGAACGGGGCGAAGGACTACGGCGGCTACTACCTCGTCGGCCGCAAGTGGGTCGCCGTCGGCGAGCAGAAGACGGTCACGGCACTGCGCGGCCAGCTCGGCGGGACCATGGAGGAAGGGTCCGAGCACATGAATCCCGGTGGCAGTCACAACAGCGGCGGTCACAGCAGCTGACCGCGCCGGTCGCATTCGGTCGAAGGCATTCGAGGGCATTCGAGGGCAAGCGAAAGCCGGCGGTGGGAAATCCCACCGCCGGCTTTCTCCTGCTTACTGCCTCTTGCTCACTGCCTCTGTGTTACTGGCAGTCCTGACCACTGTTGATGCAGTCGACCACCTGGTTCATCGTGTTCCCGTCGAAGAAGTTGATGAAGTCGTTGTGGTCGGTGATCGGCTTGTGCAGCTGGTCCGGGAAGGAGTCCACCGCGAAGGCGTTCTGTACCTGACCGTTCTGGATCTGCGGCGCGTCCACGTCGTAGACCAGACGGACCTGCAGCTGGGGGATGGCCTGGAAACCGTTGCCACAGGTGCCGTCCGCCTGGACGAAGGACACGTGCGTGCGGTGGTTGGCCGAGTCGATGTTCTGACCGTCCCAGCAGCTCTGGAAGTTGGTCGTCCGCACCACGGAGCTGCCCTCGGGGCAGATCGGGTACTTGTCCGTCAGCTGACGGTCCTCGAAGCCGGTGCAGCTCCAGTTGGTGTTGGCGTTGGCGAGACCGTTCACGAAGGACTTGGCGTCACCGGTGATGATGCGAAGGGCCGT is drawn from Streptomyces liliifuscus and contains these coding sequences:
- a CDS encoding TetR/AcrR family transcriptional regulator, with product MTTGVRRRMGVEERRQQLIGVALDLFSRRSPDDVSIDEIAAAAGISRPLVYHYFPGKLSLYEAALKRASDDLAERFIEPQEGPLGARLLRVMRRYFDFVDQHGPGFSALMRGGPAVGSTNTNALIDGVRQAAYLQILAHLRIDRPPARLELVVRSWISLAESTALIWLDGRRIPRAELEAQLVHDFAALAAVSAAYDPEMADLLRHMLAEEPAEGPFTDLIGRLVSLAS
- a CDS encoding 5-carboxymethyl-2-hydroxymuconate Delta-isomerase — translated: MPQITVDYSTSLSDAFDRQGFAVALHAVVVETAAAKIEACKTRFRPAEDVVVGAEVSGHGLVHVTLALLAGRSEETKLLLTERVLEVLRVHVKPVDGVALHASAEVRDLDASYQKFVD
- the pulA gene encoding pullulanase-type alpha-1,6-glucosidase gives rise to the protein MIPRWPVPSGHRSARRGRAAAVAATALAAALAAALVQPLAARAAAPPAPPSDAALAKAPARNDLTREQFYFVLPDRFANGDTSNDKGGLTGSRLETGYDPTDKGFYQGGDLKGLTKKLDYIKDLGTTAIWMAPIFKNQPVQGTGKDASAGYHGYWITDFTQVDPHFGTNADLEKLIDKAHDKGMKVFFDVITNHTADVVDYKEKSYSYLSKGAFPYLTKDGEPFDDADYADGTRDFPSIGTGSFPRTPVVPAAKKNVKVPSWLNDTSMYHNRGDSTFAGENSTYGDFGGLDDLWTERPEVVSGMEKIYQRWVRDYDIDGFRIDTVKHVNTEFWTQWATALDAYAAERGRDDFFMFGEVYSADTSITSPYVTEGRLDSTLDFPFQDAARAYASQGGSAKRLASVFGDDYKYTTDKANAYEQVTFLGNHDMGRIGTFLKQDNPNASDAELVKKDGLANELMFLSRGNPVVYYGDEQGFTGAGGDKDARQTMFASKTADYLDDDELGTDRTHAEDAYDTSAPLYKQISALAKLRKANPALADGVQTERYAADGAGVYAFSRTDAKSGIEYVVAVNNADKAKEVTFATGSAGMTFRGIYGTDGTGGTGDGGESLKSGSDKKVTVTVPAGSSVVFKAAGRLAPPATKPTLTLKAPAEGATGTVEISADVDGGQLNRVVFAAQVGDGKWRTLGSADHAPYKVTQVVGKDVPAGTALRYKAVVIDSAGRTASATAASTTGTPPAEEIPSASSREYAVVHYKREAGDYTDWRLYAWGDIADGEATTWPEGHDFVGRDTYGAFAYVKLKPGASNVSYLVIDKDGNKDVSADRTIDVTKTGEIWVEQGKEAVRTERPAADYPAPDKTKAVLHYQRADGNYDGWGLHTWTGAADPTDWSKPLEPVKTDAYGAVFEVPLTEGATSLSYIIHKGDEKDLPTDQSLDLTANGHEVWLLSGQEKYLLPQPAGSAAALDLTTSKAVWIDRNTVAWNGNEAAASTQLLSSRDGSIKVKDGALASDDERWLRLDKATFTDAQKAKFPHLKDYQAWSVDPRDRDRVREALRGQLVASQRAANGAVLAATGVQIAGVLDDLYGDATKADLGPTFDKGRPTLSVWAPTAQDVKLEIGDRTVPMKRDESSGVWSVTGPKSWQDKAYRYVVKVWAPSVREVVTNKVTDPYSVALTANSERSLVVDLGAKSLAPSGWSGLRKPKAVPLKDAQIQELHIRDFSVDDRTVPAKDKGTYLAFTDKDSAGSRHLKKLAESGTSYVHLLPAFDIATIPERKTDQATVDCDLSSYAADSEKQQECVAKAAAKDAYNWGYDPYHYTVPEGSYATDPDGTDRTVEFRRMVKSLNEDGLRVVMDVVYNHTTASGQADTSVLDKVVPGYYQRLLADGSVATSTCCANTAPENAMMGKLVVDSIVTWAKEYKVDGFRFDLMGHHPKANILAVRKALDALTLAKDGVDGKKIILYGEGWNFGEIADDARFVQATQKNMAGTGIATFSDRARDAVRGGGPFDEDPGVQGFASGLYTDPNSSDGNGTSAEQKARLLHYQDLIKVGLSGNLAKYTFTDTGGKEVKGSEVDYNGAPAGYADAPGDALAYGDAHDNESLFDALAFKLPKGTSAADRARMQVLAMATAALSQGPALSQAGTDLLRSKSLDRNSYDSGDWFNAIHWDCRDGNGFGRGLPMAADNESKWPYAKPLLTSTGLKVGCPQIESASAAYQDLLRIRTSESVFGLGSAEQVQSKLSFPLSGKDETPGVITMELGDLVVVFNATPERQEQRIASLAGKAYGLHPVQRTGADSTVKSSSYDPESGSFAVPGRSVAVFTRTA
- a CDS encoding fused response regulator/phosphatase — its product is MDGNANRTRTTVLIVDDVPASRYALGAVLRRAGHRVVPVASASEALVELDVRLRAGSLPDVALIDVGLPDMSGFELCRLLKAQPPMSTLPVVHFSAAAVAPADRCEGLESGGEAYLTVPAEPEEIRAVVRAAVRAARTRSGAETLVRRLTLLSGIIVTVQAARNLTELADASAEGAARLTGGPAVVFVLGPDGELYYSTSKGRSAFAVPDSHAQEAVVRLIGQISKGRTGVFRTVVPAHLWPMGFFRPGVRDDARLVLTLTQDGRAPVCFATPLRIPRPGEPDDAELVGRLAQATALAAEPLLMYQVERHVALTLQHSFLPQPHRLPDLAGVDVVVRYVPASRQTEIGGDFYAALRTDDGVLTAVGDVVGHSLEAATVMVEMRHALRAHCVEESDPAVLADRLDRMLQRYHPEVTATVCLVHVDPATGRTRIANAGHIPPLIVRDSGNAEYAKAAGPLLGLGLGLPRQPPVELFLDPTDRLLMVTDGLIETRGVDLAVSMEELRTAAAEAPPGVSALCDTLLERFGGAPDDDIAMLALRLG
- a CDS encoding tetratricopeptide repeat protein, which translates into the protein MDADWDKRVTAAWATFDDYAEAEAADFRAVIEALVAELPADSPVGPFERACAWDSTGHSDRAVPLYREALAGGLDGYRGRRAKIQLSSSLRNIGQPEEGVKLLTPELVAPSDELDDAVRATLALCLASLGREREGLSLVLGALAAHLPRYQRSMANYARLLVEPEA